In Atopobium sp. oral taxon 416, the genomic stretch TAACAACTGGCCTGCAGCTGCCCTGTCACGTCCTGCCGCGGGCATCCCGAAGGCCCGCCATGACCTTATAGGAGCATGGGCACTGCCAGCAGACCGGACTCTCCTGCTTCTAGCGCTTCTGTCAGTGTTGTGTCTAACCTGCCGATAGGATGCCCATGATGGATGGAGGGCTTGCATGTCTGGTTCCGGGACGCTCTGCGCTAGCGTCGACACACACAAGGACAACCATGTACTGTGTGTGTTGGATGCCATGGGCAGAAGTGGCCTTCAGCGGAGAGTATCCGGCAGACAGGGCCGGATACGAATCGCTCGTAGAGGCGATTCGGGGATGCGGAATCGTGCAGTGTCGCTGTCATGGAGGTCCTGCGGCCCAAGCGAGACAAGAGGTGCAGCGGCTCCGGAGGAGATCCGCTCGAAGTACGGCAGGATGGGAACTTCCGAAATGATGAGGTCGCTTGCCAGGAAGAGGCCAAAGGGTGCTGAGCTGGTTGTCGACTCACTGCTTATGCTCCAGGCGCTTGCGAAGAACAAGGCAGACAAGCTGGAGGCACTCACAGTGGAGCTTGTGCAGGACAATGCGCCTGCCCTGCTAAAGGTAAGGGGGCTGCGGCTCGCTGCCCTCGGCATTTACAGCGCTGCGCGCAGCGGCACCCATCGAGCGGCAAGCCTGTCAGATACCGACTCAACCGACAGGCTTTCCGGGCGCTGTATACCATCGCGCTCAGCTGCATGCGCTACGACAAACGGAGGCTGACCTACGTCTTCAAAAGGATAGCTAAAGGCACATCGAAGCGCGAGATCACAAGATGTTTGAAGAGATACATAGCTAGACAGGTCTTCCGTGCTCTTTTGAACCCGGGTGCCAAAAAGCACGAGTGCGAAGAGGGCCTTAAAGTCGAAACGGCTGTCGGCACACCTCACTTAGAGGGAGGCCGCTTTAAGGCTTTAACACCGAGCCCGTCAGGATCAACGAGATCGAGCGCGAAGCGAGGAAACACTGCGAGCTTTAGGACAGATACTCGATGCTCCTATCCGAAATATGCAAAAGACGTGAGATGACTCTTAATACACCATAGGGGCGTCCTTGGGGACACTACCGAGTTTCGTTGCCTTGCATCGTTGTCTTCCATCCGCATAGCGGGTGGATTTTCATGCCGAGCATTCCGCGCGGCACAGGCTAAAGCCTTTCATAAAAAATGGGCCGGAGGATTGAGTTCCTCTGGCCCACTACTCTATATGGTTCAGTGTGAGATTATTTCTCGCAGAGCCAGTAGGCGGTGTCGTACGCGCCCAGATCAGAGCCACCACCGAAGTCGTGCTGCTCACCGGTGATCAGATTGGTTCCCTGCCCACATTGGGCGTTGAAGTCAAGGTGTGCCGGTTTTGAATCCGCGTTGATTGCGACGATGACACGGCCGCTCTCGCAAGCACGCTGGAAGACTAATTGTTTCGGCTGGCACAGGAGCTCGTGATAGTCTCCCTCGCATAGCGCTTCGGCTCCGGCGGTCGTGAGGCGGGCCTTGGTGAGAGTTTGGATCCAGTCGGTGAGGTCGTTCCACTCGGGCTTGTCAAGTGACGGACGCTGCTCGTGGTCGCCGAACTTCTTCTCGCCCTCGATGCCCCATTCGCTGCCGTAGTAGACCGCAGGCACGCCCGGCATGCCAAAGAGCAGGCCGTAGAGCGGCTTCAGCTGCTTCTTATCGTTCAGCGTTGAGGCGATACGGCTGGTGTCGTGGTTATCGAGGAAGTTGAACAGGTGCTTACCAGTGTATAGGTCCCACGGCTTGTCGCCACTCTGGCGCTCCAGACTGTAGGCGATCTCATGCATGTTGGAGGAGTTCATTGAGCCCCACAGGCCTTTGTAGGCCTCGTAGTTGTAGACGGTGTCGCAGGCGTCGTCGCCCATCCACTGGTTGTAGTCACCGAACATCGTTTCACCCATTAGTAGGAACTTCTGATGGCGTTTTTCAGTGAGTTGGTTGGCCGTCTGACGGAGATACTTCAGGTATCCCGGATCCAGGCAGTAAGCGACGTCCAGTCTCAGTCCGTCGATATCGAACTCCTTTTCCCATCGCAGGATTACATCGTTGAGGTAGTTGTTGAGCTCGAGGTTGTTGTGGTTGAGCTGCACAAGCTCACTGACGCCCTGCCAGGACTCGTAGCTGAAGCCGTCATTGTAAGGGGAGTTGCTGTTCCAGTCGATGTTGAACCAGCCGACGTACTTGCTGTCTTGTCTGTTCTTGATAACATCTTGGAAAGCCCAGAAGCCACGGCCGACGTGGTTGAGTACGGCGTCGAGAATGACCTTGATGCCCTGCTGGTGCGCGGCATCGACGACCGCCCTAAGGTCCTCATTGGTGCCCAAGCGGCTGTCAACCTTCGTATAGTCGCGGGTGTCATAGCCGTGTGAATCGCTCTCGAAAACTGGGTTCAGCATAATGCAGGTGGCGCCGAGTTTCTTGGCCTGGACGATCCAGCCGTCATCGATGATCTTCAAAAGACGGTGCGGATCGTCGTTGGTAGCACCTTCAGCGCTGCCGTCGTTTCTCCAAGGTGCGCCGGTGAGGCCCAACGGATAGATCTGATAGACCATTGAGCCGTCGTACCAGTTTGCCTCGGTGAGCCAAGGCTGCTCCACAGCAGGTGCAGGTTGCGGTTGTGGCTTGTCCTGCTGTTTGGGTTGAACTTCTTCTTGAGCGTTGCCTTCTTGCGCTTCAGGTTCCAGCGTGTTCGTGGACGCTTCGGTCTGCTCCTCCTGCTGTTCGACAGGTGCTGCTTCAAGTGCCGCAAAAGCCTGCTTAAGCTTCTCAAGCAGCCCCAAGGTCTGTGCAACCTTCAGGACATCGTCGATTCTCATCCAGGAGTCTCCCTGCTCAATCTGTGAGACGACCTCACTAGAGACGCCGCTCTCCTGAGCCACTTGGTCAATTGATTTATGGGAGACTTCTCTCCACTGTTTCAGCGAGGTACCGATTTGGGCGGTGAAGTCGCTGTTCTTGTTCTCAGTCATTGTTCACCTCTGTCAAGGTAGTGTTCGTATAGAACATGTAACCAATCATTACATATTTGGCCATCATATAGTTGCGATATTGATGCTATTTCAACGTGTGTGGGATAACTACCCTGGTCCCATTATGGGTGATTACGTCGACTTTCATCCCGTAGATATCGCGAATGGTTGCCTCGGTGATAACTGAGGAGTCGCCAACGGTCTTGATGCTCCCTTCCTTCATCAGGATAAACCGGTCACAATACTGGAGGGCTAAGTTGATGTCGTGCATCACGGCAAGTACGCCGATCCCGCGATCGTTCACCTCGTGGTGCACCAACTGCATGATCTCTTGCTGATTGTAGGGGTCTAGGTTGTTGGTCGGCTCATCCAAGAGAAGATAGTCGGTCTGCTGGACAAAGGCGCGTGCCAAGGTTGCGACTTGTCGTTCACCGCCGGAGAGCTCATCCATATAGGAGAGGGCATGGTGGGAGAGATTGAGCCGTGCCAGGATGTCTGCGACCGCATCGAAGTCTTCCTGTCGGGGAGCACTTTCAATGTAGGGTTTTCTGCCCATCAGCACTGCGTCGAAGACTGTAGTGTGGGTAGCCTCCTCACGCTGGGCGACCATGCAGATCTTTTTGGCGCGCAGGCCCCGCTCCATATGCGGCAAGTCTTCGCCGTCGAGTGTGATGGTGCCGGAAGCGGGATGCAGGATCCCCATGATCAGAGAGAGTAAGGTCGATTTCCCGCAGCCGTTTTTCCCCAACAGGGCCGTGAAGCAGGCAGGTTTCACAGAGAGTGAGACGTCATGTAACAGGGCATTGCCGTGGGGATAGGCAAAGTTGATGTGATCGAGCTCAAGCATCAGTGACGAACCCCCTTGAAGAGTAGATAGATGAAGATGGGGGCACCGATGAGGGAGGTGATTGCAGAGACCGGCAGGATAGTCGGGGGGATCAGGAGGTTGCAGAGCATATCCGCAACGATCAAGACGCAGGACCCACACAGCGCGCTGGCAGGGAGCAGATAGCGGTAATCCGCACCCAAGATGCGGCGCATAATGTGGGGAGCGATCAACCCGACAAAGTTGATGATGCCGGCGCAGGCGATGACCGAAGAAGCAAGCAACGATGCGATAATCGTGTTGGAGAGCCTGACCCCCTTGACGGAGATGCCCAACCCATAGGCGAGGGTGTCGCCAGTCTCAAGGGCGTTGTAGTTCCACCGGTTGCAGAAGATGAAGATCGCACCGGCTGCTGTAATGATGCTGAGCAGCCGTAGCTGTTGGGTTGAGACGCGGGTCAGATCCCCGAAGGTCCAAAAGATGACGGTAGCGACCTGGTCGTCGGAGGCGAAGTATTGGATCAAGGTGGTGCCTGCGGTGAAGACCGCCGAGAGGGCGACGCCGAGCAGGACGATGCTCTCGGAGCTCATGTCACGCAAGCTCGAGAGTCCGAGAATAATAACAGTGGAGAGTATCGCGCCGATAAAGGCGCAGATGCCGGTGAGGTAGGGGTTAGCAGTGGAGGAACCCACCGTAGCAACCGCTGAGGTGGCGGTGCTGTCCGCAAAGAGGATGATCGCGACGGAGGCTCCGAATGCGGCGCCTTGGGAGATACCGAGGGTACTTGCAGAAGCCAGGGGATTTCTCAGCGTCGCCTGATAGGTGCAGCCGGCAAGTGCGAGCGCAATGCCGGAGACAATCGCGCTGAGGACCCTAGGCAGGCGAATGTTTTGGATGATTGCATCAACAGTGGGATCTGGGGATGCGTTGAACATACCCTGGACGATCTGCGCAAGGGAGAGCGTATAGGCTCCCAGTCCCATCGAGATCATTGCGAGCACAAACGTTATGAGTGCCATTATGACAATCACACGGCGTTTGTGTTTAATATAGCCGCCGTAGGCAGTATAGCTTGCCACGGCGGCGGTTACTTTAGATGTTTTGTAGGGATGCGTTTGTGTCATAGGACCTTATTTAAGCCTCGCAGTTACGACAGCGGCGGGAACGTCGAGAAGGTCTCACCGTTCTGCTGCATGTCGGTGTAGAAATCATACCCATCAAGCATCGTCGTATAGATCTCGCGGTATTTGTCGTCGAGGTTGACATCTGAGAAGGCATCTGGGTAGATAGTGGCGCCGATGAAGTAGGTGTCACAGATGCCGGTCCCGACATTGGTACCGTTAAAGTTATATGAAGGCTGCGTGTACAGGTTACCAGATCTGGTCGCGCTGAGGTTGCTGAAGAAGTCCGGGTTGTTCTCGTAGTCCTGGTCAATCACATCGCTGTTGGCGGCGTCGAGGAAGATGTAGTCTGGATCCCACTGGCCAATCTGCTCAAGGGAGACGTCGATCGCGCCATCCTGCCCTGTAGAGTCTGCGACGTTGTTCGCCTGCAGAATATCGGTGGGAGTGTAGTGGGCGTAGGTGCCGGTCCAGCTCTTCTTGCCGCGGTAGTTGATTGCGCCGACATACACGGAGGGTTTCGAATCCTGCGGAACAGAGGCGATGCGGTTGTCCAGATCCTGCTTCCACTCCTTCATCTTGGAGATGACGGACTGAGCATGGTCTTGGGTGTCCAAGGCCTCGCCAACACAGGAGATTGAGTCATAGATCCCATTGCTGAAGAGTTGGTTTTGGTAGGAGACGCCGATGACCGGAATGCCGGTCGTCTGCTGGAGTTGATCGCACTCGTCGGCGCTTCTGCTCGAGATGATCGTATCCGGCTTGAGCTGCATCAGCTGCTCGGCGTTTACATTTGTCTGATTCAGGTGGTTGCCGTTGCTCGTGGAGGGAAGATCGGCGAAGAGGTCCTTGTACGCCATTGCGTATGGGCGGTTCATGCCCGGGTTGGTCTCCATATCGGTGACGGCAATGAGCTTGTACTTGCCACCGGCGTAGACGACCAGCCGAGCGCCAGATCCTACAGTCGCGGCCGTGTTGACCTGCGTGGGGACCTCTACCTGTCTGCCATAGGCATCGGTGATGGTCTTCGTGTCGCTTTGCTGTTCTTGCTGGGTGTCGTCAGAATCGGACGAATTTGAAGTATCGCTCTGTGCGCAGCCCCCGCAGAGGGTGAGCGCCAGGAGCGCCACGATCATAAAGAGCACAGGGGTGTGTTTTCTGAGCGTCATGAGACTTCCTTTGTGTTGTGGAGTGGATAAGAAAATTTTGGTCCCATCCTAAAAGCTGTGGGCCGAGGCCTGCAGCATAGTGCCTGCAAAGACAGAAAAGCGGCCATCCTCTAGAATCTTGCATCGCAACAAGAAGATCCCGAACAAGGATGGAGCACGCTGACAAGTGTAGCATCGCCATCAGCCCAGCTGCCCGCCATTTCCCATGTCAAAGAAGCTCCTGCCTTCTTCCGGATCCCCTCCCATCTCGTGGGCTTCGTGCAGGCAGAAGAGCCTAAGGAGAGCGCACGCACAGAGGAGTTCGGGACGTCATCCAGAGGATGCCGGACACCACCTTGCATACTCTCCGTGCCGAGCAGGCTCGAAGTAAAGGACGCACCGTCGTGTCCCTGCCGCGGAAGGCCGATGGAGAAAAAAACAGGAAGGCTCCCATCGCACTTTGGCATCTCCCTCTCGGGATGGAGAGGCAAGGATAGAGGTGTCCCGGTCAAGATAGGCATGCAGGGAGTGCGGGGCCTCCTGCATCGAGGATGTGCCCTTCAGGGCTTCAGGCCAGCGCATCACGCTGTTGCTGCTTGCCTTCGTGTGTGACCTGCTTGCATTGGGGCAGACCCTCAAGGCGGTGTCGCCCACGGCAGGCTTCGACAGAAACGTCGTGAAAAAGATCGAGCGCGCGAGGCTCTCTGGGCTCTACACGGAAGGGGAAGGCAGCAAGCGAAAGCTGCGCAAGTCTGAGCGGCAGGGAAGGTATCTGGGTGCAGATACGTTCAAGCTTCACGGCGGGCACCGCTGCGCCACCGTGATCGTCGACCTCAAGACGGGATATGTGCTGTGGCTTGTCCATTCGAAGGGAAAGAAGGTCGTCCATGCCTTCTGCGACCACGTGGGCGAGGAGTGGATGTTTGCATGTAGAGGCCATAGCCTGCGACAATCGCGGATGAGATGCTCTTTGAGGCCTACTTGTGCACGCAGGAGCAGGACATGCGCGCAGCGATGGAGGGGATCGTCGCCTATGCCCGCCACCATATCAGCAGCGGCAGGGTCGAAGGGACCAACTGCATGATCAAGACGCTCAGGAGGGCAGGCTAGGGATACCCTAACGATGGATGCTTCTTCTTCAAGATATTCGATTGCCACCAGGCGCTACTCGAAGGCTTCCGGGGCTGGTGCGTGATGGGTCTGCACACAGGTTTTAGGACTGAGCCAAAATTATTAGTGCACGGTACAGCAGCGGGTTTTTATATCTATCTAAGATTGGGCTTTTTCTGACACCGTGACAAAAAGGGCTCCACCTCGTTGAGAGCTGGAGCCTTGTATGCCTTACGAGCTGTGATGCTCAGGAATCTATTGGACCTGTGCCACCATCAACATGTTAGTAGACGTGATATAGTCGCCCTGTGACGGTGAGGTCTGAGGATCGCCTGCGGTCAGCACGACAATGTCGCCCGAGTCGATGAACTTGTGCTCCTTAGTGACATCGAGGGATTCATAGAGCGTCGCGGAGAGCGAACCCTGCTCGACGGACTTAATTGCCTCAACACCCCAATAGAAGCAGCACTTGCGGATTGTGTGGTCAGAGGGGGACAGCGCGATGATCGGAAGATGCGGACGGAAGTTTGAGATCAGGCGTGCGGTTCTGCCAGAGTGTGTCGGAGCGATGATGCACTTGGCGTTGACGCGCTGCGCGGTCGTGACAGCGGCGAATCCGATGGAGCTGTTCACGTTGCGTAGGCCTTCACGCTCGTGGTAGGTCTCACGCTGCTGCAGGTACTTCTCGGTCTCCATGCAGATTGATGCCATTGTCTTCACAGCCTCAACTGGATAGTGGCCTGCTGCGGTCTCACCGGAGAGCATGACGCAGTCGGTGCCGTCATAGACGGCGTTTGCGACATCGTTGGCTTCAGCGCGGGTCGGGCGTGGGTTTCTGATCATGGAGTCAAGCATCTGGGTTGCGGTGATGACCGGCTTATAGACTAGGTTGCACTTTCTGATAATGGTCTTCTGGATGTGTGGGACTTTTTCGGTCGGAACCTCAACGCCCAGGTCACCACGGGCGACCATGCAGCCGTTGGAAGCTGCGAGGATCTCGTCGAAGTTTTTGACACCCAGGGCGCTCTCGATCTTCGGGAAGATGTCGATGTGGCGCTGGCCGTTCTCATAGCAGATCTGGCGGATCTCCTTGACGGCGTTCGCATCGCGGATGAAGGAGGCAGCGATTGCGTCGATACCGAGCTTGCAGCCGAAGGTGATATCAGAGCGGTCCTGCTCGGTGACGGAGGGGAGGTTGAGGAAGAGGTTCGGGACGTTGACGCCCTTGCGCTCGCCCAACTCGCCGCCAGACTCGACGACGCAGTGGACCTCTTCTCCCTCGACGGACTCGACCTTGAGGCCGATGAGTCCGTCGTCGATCAGAAGCTTAGTGCCTGGCTTGACCTCGTGGGCCAGATTCTTGTAGTCCAGCGAGATGAGGTCGTGGGTGCCCACGATCGTGTTGTCGGTCGTGACCGTGGTGTGCTCACCGACGTTGAATTGGATGGGCTTGTGATCCTTCAGCAGGCCGGTACGGATCTCAGGGCCTTTGGTGTCGAGCATAATGGCAACAGGGATGCCAAGCTTCTTTGACATTGCGCGAACGCGCTCAATATTCTTACGGTGATACTCATGTGTGCCATGGCTGAAGTTAAACCGTGCGACATTCATACCGTTGAGGATGAGCTGCTCCAGTACTTTGTCGTCGTCCGTTGCAGGTCCCATGGTGCAAACGATCTTCGTCCGCTTCTGCATGTCTTACTCTCCTTGTCTTGGCATGGGCCAGGCTATAAAAACACGGGATATCCCTTTGATATCCCTTTGTTTGCATTGTTGGCAGTTCCGCGTCCATAACCGATGAGCATTATACTAATTTGATTCGTGAAGGTAAGAAAAAAGAGGTTCAGAAGAAACGAAAGGCAACAAAAAGTCTGGGGTCATATGTGTGTCGCTTATGACCACGCTACCACACAATGGGTCTTTTACGTGGATATATGTATGCAGATTATGCAAACGAGCGCAATTGTGTCGTAAACGTTAAATAAAAACCGCCCACAGCGGTGACGCTGTGGGCGGAGATGTACAAGCCTTCGAATCTGTAAGACTAATCGACGCCAGGAGCGGTAACGACGCTCTTCGGGATGTAGTCCTCGTGCTTCGTGTAGTGCTCAGCGTTCTCAATCGTGCACTTTGCAATCTGCTCGAGTGCTTCCTTGGTGAAGAAGGCCTGATGTGAGGTCATAACAACGTTCGGGAAGGAGCAGAGACGTGCGGTTACAGAGTGACGCAGAATGTCGGACTCACGGTCCTTGTAGACGTTTGCGTTCTCTTCCTCGTAGACATCGAGGCCCACAGCGCCGAGTTTTCCAGAACGGATGCCACGAATCAGAGCGTTCGTATCAACAAGTGCACCACGAGCGGTGTTAACGAAGACGACACCGTCCTTCATCTCTGCGATGGAGTTGTCGTTGATCAGGTGGTAGGAATCCTTGTTGAGGAAGGCATGCAGGGAGATGAAGTCAGCGCGTTGATAGAGCTCGTCGTAGTCGACGTACTCATCGACGATGCCCTCGTCAACGAGCTTCTGGTTCGGGTAGAGGTCAGCGCCCAGGACGTGCATGCTGAAGCCCTTGCAGATATGGGCCAGTGCGGCACCGATACGGCCGGTGCCGATGATGCCGGCAGTCTTGTGATAGAAGTTCTCGCCGACGAGGCCCTCAAGGGAGAAGTTGTTTTCGCGAACACGGATGTAACCCTTGTGGATGTGACGGTTAGCGCACAGAGCCAAGCCCATTGCGTGCTCTGCGATCGCCTGCGGTGAATAGGCTGGAACGCGGACGACAGTCATGCCGAGCTTCTTTGCCATAGGTACGTTGACCGCATCGAAGCCGGCACAGCGCATAAGGACGAGCTTTACGTTCAGGCCAGCGAGCGCCTCGAGCGTTAGAGCGGACACATCAGCGTTTACGAAGGCGCAGACACCGTCATACCCTTTAGCCAAACCGGCGGTCATAGGATCGAGGTTTGCTCTGATGAAGTCGCATTGGACATCAGGATAGTCCGGTAACACTTTCGTAAAGGAATCTCTGTCATAGCTCTTGGTTTCGTAAAACAGGAATTTCATAGTGTTCCTCCAACACATTGGTCGTCACCGAAATCCGGTGATACTCCTACCTGTAACCTAACCGAAACGGCTTATCCAAATAGTAGCTTGAAAACTTGGCATTTGTCACCGTCATCTTAAAATTATTAGTCCCTCTGAACGATTTTTCTTGCCTGTTGTGCAATTCCTCTGTGATCTGCAAGAAAAACCGTCTTAACGGTTGGAATTCAAACAAATTGGTATGGTTGCAAACAATTTGGCTTATCTAATTGTGGGTTTCATCTTGCTTGGATATCGCTAAGTTCCTCTCATACACATATGGCTGTCTCAAAATGCTTGTCGGTCTGAGCGTGGGGACGGCATCGCTCACTGTAATGGCAGGGGTTGAAATAGCGTGGGTGGGGTGGCGAGTGTTTCACATTTGAACGCCTTGAGCAGAGACTGGCGTAATCGGAGCTCACAGTATCGAAATATTCTTTATTTTTGTTACTATAAGAATCGAGTTAGGTAGATTGCGCCATGTATGGCAACCTTGATGGGCCCTTGCCCCAACTCCTGGGGAATTATGATCGGGCATCAATCTACTGGCGCACGAGACAACCCCAGGAGGAACACAAATTGAAAGAGTATCTGCAAAAATCCGAAGATGTGGTGCAAGCTGTCAAAAGTGATACCAAAAACGGTCTGAGCGAAAAAGAGGCTCAGAGACGTCTCGACCAAAACGGTCTAAACAAACTTGCCGAAGCGAAGAAGACCCCAGGCTGGATCCGGTTCTTCCAACAGATGGCAGACCCGATGATCATCATGCTGATCGTCGCGGCCATCATCTCGGCGCTCACGAGCGTCGCTTCGGGAGACGGCGACTTTGCCGACGTTGTTATCATCGTCTTCGTTGTCGTGGTGAACTCTATTTTGGGCGTCGTGCAGGAGACCCGTGCAGAAGAGGCCCTGAAATCCCTGCAGGAGATGTCGGCGGCTCAATCAAAAGTTGTTCGTGACGGTTCAGTGCTGGAGGTTCCCTCCTCGCAG encodes the following:
- a CDS encoding alpha-amylase family glycosyl hydrolase; its protein translation is MTENKNSDFTAQIGTSLKQWREVSHKSIDQVAQESGVSSEVVSQIEQGDSWMRIDDVLKVAQTLGLLEKLKQAFAALEAAPVEQQEEQTEASTNTLEPEAQEGNAQEEVQPKQQDKPQPQPAPAVEQPWLTEANWYDGSMVYQIYPLGLTGAPWRNDGSAEGATNDDPHRLLKIIDDGWIVQAKKLGATCIMLNPVFESDSHGYDTRDYTKVDSRLGTNEDLRAVVDAAHQQGIKVILDAVLNHVGRGFWAFQDVIKNRQDSKYVGWFNIDWNSNSPYNDGFSYESWQGVSELVQLNHNNLELNNYLNDVILRWEKEFDIDGLRLDVAYCLDPGYLKYLRQTANQLTEKRHQKFLLMGETMFGDYNQWMGDDACDTVYNYEAYKGLWGSMNSSNMHEIAYSLERQSGDKPWDLYTGKHLFNFLDNHDTSRIASTLNDKKQLKPLYGLLFGMPGVPAVYYGSEWGIEGEKKFGDHEQRPSLDKPEWNDLTDWIQTLTKARLTTAGAEALCEGDYHELLCQPKQLVFQRACESGRVIVAINADSKPAHLDFNAQCGQGTNLITGEQHDFGGGSDLGAYDTAYWLCEK
- a CDS encoding ABC transporter ATP-binding protein — translated: MLELDHINFAYPHGNALLHDVSLSVKPACFTALLGKNGCGKSTLLSLIMGILHPASGTITLDGEDLPHMERGLRAKKICMVAQREEATHTTVFDAVLMGRKPYIESAPRQEDFDAVADILARLNLSHHALSYMDELSGGERQVATLARAFVQQTDYLLLDEPTNNLDPYNQQEIMQLVHHEVNDRGIGVLAVMHDINLALQYCDRFILMKEGSIKTVGDSSVITEATIRDIYGMKVDVITHNGTRVVIPHTLK
- a CDS encoding iron ABC transporter permease; the protein is MTQTHPYKTSKVTAAVASYTAYGGYIKHKRRVIVIMALITFVLAMISMGLGAYTLSLAQIVQGMFNASPDPTVDAIIQNIRLPRVLSAIVSGIALALAGCTYQATLRNPLASASTLGISQGAAFGASVAIILFADSTATSAVATVGSSTANPYLTGICAFIGAILSTVIILGLSSLRDMSSESIVLLGVALSAVFTAGTTLIQYFASDDQVATVIFWTFGDLTRVSTQQLRLLSIITAAGAIFIFCNRWNYNALETGDTLAYGLGISVKGVRLSNTIIASLLASSVIACAGIINFVGLIAPHIMRRILGADYRYLLPASALCGSCVLIVADMLCNLLIPPTILPVSAITSLIGAPIFIYLLFKGVRH
- a CDS encoding ABC transporter substrate-binding protein; the encoded protein is MTLRKHTPVLFMIVALLALTLCGGCAQSDTSNSSDSDDTQQEQQSDTKTITDAYGRQVEVPTQVNTAATVGSGARLVVYAGGKYKLIAVTDMETNPGMNRPYAMAYKDLFADLPSTSNGNHLNQTNVNAEQLMQLKPDTIISSRSADECDQLQQTTGIPVIGVSYQNQLFSNGIYDSISCVGEALDTQDHAQSVISKMKEWKQDLDNRIASVPQDSKPSVYVGAINYRGKKSWTGTYAHYTPTDILQANNVADSTGQDGAIDVSLEQIGQWDPDYIFLDAANSDVIDQDYENNPDFFSNLSATRSGNLYTQPSYNFNGTNVGTGICDTYFIGATIYPDAFSDVNLDDKYREIYTTMLDGYDFYTDMQQNGETFSTFPPLS
- a CDS encoding transposase, with the protein product MRAAMEGIVAYARHHISSGRVEGTNCMIKTLRRAG
- the pyk gene encoding pyruvate kinase; its protein translation is MQKRTKIVCTMGPATDDDKVLEQLILNGMNVARFNFSHGTHEYHRKNIERVRAMSKKLGIPVAIMLDTKGPEIRTGLLKDHKPIQFNVGEHTTVTTDNTIVGTHDLISLDYKNLAHEVKPGTKLLIDDGLIGLKVESVEGEEVHCVVESGGELGERKGVNVPNLFLNLPSVTEQDRSDITFGCKLGIDAIAASFIRDANAVKEIRQICYENGQRHIDIFPKIESALGVKNFDEILAASNGCMVARGDLGVEVPTEKVPHIQKTIIRKCNLVYKPVITATQMLDSMIRNPRPTRAEANDVANAVYDGTDCVMLSGETAAGHYPVEAVKTMASICMETEKYLQQRETYHEREGLRNVNSSIGFAAVTTAQRVNAKCIIAPTHSGRTARLISNFRPHLPIIALSPSDHTIRKCCFYWGVEAIKSVEQGSLSATLYESLDVTKEHKFIDSGDIVVLTAGDPQTSPSQGDYITSTNMLMVAQVQ
- a CDS encoding 2-hydroxyacid dehydrogenase, whose product is MKFLFYETKSYDRDSFTKVLPDYPDVQCDFIRANLDPMTAGLAKGYDGVCAFVNADVSALTLEALAGLNVKLVLMRCAGFDAVNVPMAKKLGMTVVRVPAYSPQAIAEHAMGLALCANRHIHKGYIRVRENNFSLEGLVGENFYHKTAGIIGTGRIGAALAHICKGFSMHVLGADLYPNQKLVDEGIVDEYVDYDELYQRADFISLHAFLNKDSYHLINDNSIAEMKDGVVFVNTARGALVDTNALIRGIRSGKLGAVGLDVYEEENANVYKDRESDILRHSVTARLCSFPNVVMTSHQAFFTKEALEQIAKCTIENAEHYTKHEDYIPKSVVTAPGVD